One part of the Halopenitus persicus genome encodes these proteins:
- a CDS encoding GNAT family N-acetyltransferase yields the protein MGDYEIRRYGTGDRDEFLSLYATVMGERKGTEWFDWKYGANPYVDHVAMFVAVTDGTIVGARPFVALPVRIDGERDVVLQPADAIVHPDHRRRGLFTRMTEHAIERYAGDHPFFFNFPNHRSLPGNLDLGWRIVSERSAYYRIANPVRVVRARTDRTGVQVASRIGAPIARGYYGLRDLTASTPPTAAIRTVTEPPAAALAALYRRSVPAGIHAVRDEEFYRWRLDNPDWEYTTYVAEERGEPRAAIVTGTAVESSLRTTKLTDVVPLGTAPKPLLETLIHRILQDRAETDLFVAPSQGIPASVLGTFGFHPDAAPPLSFVSTRTTHVVRSLADDRERTGTDLGRPDSWLMTFIERDTS from the coding sequence ATGGGTGACTACGAGATCCGTCGCTACGGGACCGGCGATAGGGACGAGTTCCTCTCGCTGTATGCAACTGTTATGGGGGAACGGAAGGGGACGGAGTGGTTCGACTGGAAGTACGGAGCGAACCCCTACGTCGATCACGTGGCCATGTTCGTCGCCGTTACCGACGGAACGATCGTCGGAGCACGACCGTTCGTGGCGCTCCCGGTCCGAATCGACGGGGAACGCGACGTCGTACTGCAACCGGCGGACGCGATCGTCCACCCGGATCACCGCCGCCGGGGGCTGTTCACGCGGATGACCGAACACGCGATCGAGCGATACGCCGGCGATCACCCGTTCTTCTTCAACTTCCCGAACCACCGGTCGTTGCCGGGGAACCTCGATCTCGGCTGGCGGATCGTCTCCGAACGATCGGCCTACTACCGGATCGCGAACCCGGTCCGCGTCGTGCGAGCCCGAACCGACCGGACCGGCGTCCAGGTCGCGAGCAGGATCGGTGCCCCGATCGCCCGGGGATACTACGGACTTCGGGATCTCACCGCGTCGACGCCGCCGACGGCCGCCATCAGAACGGTCACCGAGCCGCCTGCGGCGGCGCTCGCGGCCCTGTATCGACGGTCCGTTCCCGCGGGGATCCACGCCGTTCGCGACGAGGAGTTCTACCGGTGGCGCCTCGACAACCCCGACTGGGAGTACACGACCTACGTCGCGGAAGAACGGGGGGAACCACGGGCGGCCATCGTCACCGGAACGGCGGTCGAGTCGTCGCTGCGGACGACGAAGCTCACCGACGTCGTTCCGCTCGGGACCGCGCCGAAGCCCCTCCTCGAAACCTTGATCCACCGGATCCTTCAGGATCGGGCGGAGACGGATCTGTTCGTCGCACCCTCGCAGGGGATCCCGGCCTCCGTGCTCGGAACCTTCGGCTTCCACCCGGACGCCGCGCCGCCGCTGTCGTTCGTATCGACCCGAACGACTCACGTCGTGCGATCCCTCGCCGACGATCGGGAACGGACCGGGACGGACCTGGGCCGACCGGACAGTTGGCTGATGACGTTTATCGAGCGTGACACGAGCTAG